In the genome of Rissa tridactyla isolate bRisTri1 chromosome Z, bRisTri1.patW.cur.20221130, whole genome shotgun sequence, the window GGGCACATGGCCAGACTGGCAGCCTCAAGGAAAAACCAACCTCCTCAATCACAGCTCATCCCGAGCCAGGCGGGAGCTGCCAGCCTGCAGATCCCTCACGCCACGAGAGCCATAAAGATGCTCCGGGCTGATGCAAAATCCCAGGGGCCAAGTAGAGAAAAGcgggggtttttatttattttactattattttttgcCAGTAGGGCTGGGTGGTTTTTAACTCAGCCATCATCAAAGATTAAGGGCAAAAATCTCCCCCCATCAAAAAAACCCGGCAGCCTGGGGTGAACGATGGGCTGTGGGAGAGTCTCATGTCACCAGTAGCTCCTGGGAGtgcaaaaaaccaacccagactGAAGCTTAGAAAGGCAAACAAGAGGTCCCACTGGTAGCACACAGCCCCAGTGTGGCAGGAGGATGCGGATGGTGGCCACTGTGCCACCATTTCGCAGAATGCCTCCAGCACCGGTCCCCTGTGGCTGCCCGCAACTCGGCTGGATAGCAGGGAAAGGTAGTGGGGGAAAGACCAGAAAGGGACGGGGATTTGGGGGAAAGATTTTTGCAGCCGAAAGGGACCGGGCGGCTCATCCCCAGAGTTTGCAAAAATCTCAGtgatgccttttttcccccccagctgtGATGGAGGCAGGCGGCAGAGCCATGCGTGTGCATACAGAGCACACTGATTATGGGGGTAGAGATGCGGtgtgagggggctggagcccggctctcccacctctctccagcacCATGGGCATCagcttttcagaaagattttttctTGCTGCAACAGCCACCAGAGGAATTTTGCTGGGTCCTCCTGGGACCCTTCAGTTGCCCTGAGCCCAGCTGTCGGGGACCATCAGGGCTTCAAAGCAGACACTGAGAGAGAAAGAATTCAGAAACGCTTGATACATCGGTGGAAACCACCCTCCTGGAGTATGAGAAAGCCCTGGTAAGTACCTAAAGATGGTCTGTTAACTCTGAACACCGCTGCTAGACTGAGCATTGCTTTCCCTTTCACATCCCTGGATTAAAGCAGGTTTTTCCCTCCCGCTTGCCACAGCAGAGATAACATTACTGCAGCTCGAGCTGCTTTCAGGGGCATCTAGaaaatcattgaatcatagaattgtctaggctggaagggacctttcagatcgtcgagtccaaccatcaacctgacactgacaaaaaccatcactaaaccatgtcgctgaGCACCaagtctacctgtcttttaaatacatccagggatgaggattctaccacttccctgggcagcctgttccaatgcttgataaccctgtcagtgtagaaatttttgctaatatcttatccaaacctcccctggctcaggTATTCCGTCTCATCACACTTGGCACTGCTCTTGTGCCACTGTGACCATACAGGGTTCTTGTAGCATCACTGGTGGATGACGGGGGTCtgagctggttttggggctgtttCACCTGGGCACCAAACCAGCTCTGGAGTGAGTGCAGTGTTCTCCAGCCCCTGTTTACTTTTTACATGGACCAGCTCTGGGGCAAAACCCTAAAGAAAGGAGCTGTCTTATGCTTTGGGGCCATGCACAGCTTTACCTCCCAGGTGCCTACTAGCAGCATGCTGGACTCAGCAAAGGAATTGGTCTCTCACTTTGGGAAGGAGCTTTGCAGCCCAGAGACCCCAGGACTCTCCTAAACTGCTGTCTTGTCTCCTTTAGACTTCTCTTTGCTTTAAAACAGGGAATATTCGACCAAGAGTAGAGAGCATTTCACAGCAAGCCTGCTTACCCTAAgcctgcaggtgctgctgagacACCTTCACCCAGGAGAAATCACCTTGCTGGGCTGAAGGATGGTGGCTCATGGACAAGGATCTCCATCAACACAACTGGTGGCATGGGAGAACATTTTCCGTgtgaaaactgaggcaggagggcACTTGGGCTGGGGTGTTAATTGTCTGAGATTTCTCAGGAGGATGATGGCCAAGTCCCCTCCTGGGACCTGAAGGATCACACCCTTTGGCTCTAAACGTGGTCCCAAAACACACATGGATCCTATTAGGTCCAAACCCATGCATGACCATGCATGTTTTAATCTTGCCTGCCATGAGATTTCACCACATGTTTACAGGCTTGGCTGTATCCACACCACAGGCATGGTTCTCCATAATTTCTTCCAATAAAAGGGGGGAAATGGttgccacagcaccagcaagtGCTGTAGcttctttctccttgctcagCTAGCTGAGGCTGTAGAAATGCAAACTCCCCTTACTCCTGCATCAGTATCCATCTGATGTGCAGGCTGAAAATTGTATGCTTTCCTCTTCAGGATAATCACAGAatactttttgtaaaaaaaaagtactccACTGCAACTGCCTCCCTCACTAAGTAAATGAAAGTATAAATATCTCAAGGGATCAGCTGTGAAACTGGCTAACAAAGGAGTCCATGTAATTTCCTTTATAAATCAGAAGCATGCATGGCATTTCTTGCTGGGAAAAGATTATGAGCAGAGACTGTGTTTCTATACATTCTATTTGTCATACTGCAATAATAAAGACAGCCATCCAATATATTTTATTAAGTAAGTTATTCTACAGCACTTGCCACACAGAAGAGAGGTCACACTGTTTTCTTCAAACGCCATACTGAAGTAGTTCTGCTGTAAAAACCATTAGAATTCCCAGGTCATTCAAGTTATTCGTTCATTAATCCCTGAGACCATTGTGTAGCTGATGGAGGAACCTGTTAGGAAACCCAGAGGAAATAGGCGACTTCGTCCAGGTCAACGGGATAGTCCGTGAGCAGCACCGGGGTCTTCTCAAACAACTCCCCCTTGTAGCTGCGCCACTTGCCTGCCGGCAGGTAAACGTCACGCTCCTGTTTGCCCATCTCCAGGACAGGGGCCACCATGAGGGTGTCCCCAATGAGGAACTGGGAGTCGATCCTGTGAGCGGCCTCGTCGCGGGGCGAGATCCACCAGATGGGACGGATGATGGGGTCACCCGTGTCAGTGACttccccagccagctccagcagcagcggggCCACCAGTGACTCATGAAGCTCCGTGAACTTCTGTGCAATCTCCACCACCTCCTTGTCGTAGagccagggagggatggagaactGCATGGAGGGCATGAACGCCGACAGCTCCAGCCACCGGATGTACAGCTCCCGGTCGGGGATCTCCACCGCACCGTCTGTCTTGTTGGGGAGGAAGTTTCCTCCAATCATATCTGGCAGTACAAAAGGGTACCCCAGCATGCTGATGGTGAGGACCGTGGGGATGAGGGACTTGAGGCCAAGCTCGTAGCCCCAGACGGAGTCACGGTCAATGATACGGAAGAAGCAGGAGATGTTCTGCGATTGGTAGCCCACCCGCACTTCAGCCAGCTCATAGAAGGGGATGGCCATCTCTGTGTAGCGCCGTGACCAGATGCTGGGGTCTGAGAGTGGACGGAAGGTGCTGAACTGCTTGGGCAGGTAGCTGGTCTCACCCGCATCGAACTTGAAGGACGAGATGCCATACTTGTGTCGGAGCTGGCGCAGCTGGCTCTGGAACCAGTCCTGGGCTGCTGGGTTGGTGAAGTCCAGGATGGCCCCAATGCCATTCCACCACTTCACCATTGCTGGCAGTCGTCCCGATGTCTTCTTGATGAACAGCTGACGCTCGATCCCCATCTCAAAATTAGAGGAATCTATGTGTACAAAGGGATGAATCCACAGGGTGACCTTGAACCCATCTTCCCTCAGTTTTGCAAACATCTCTGTTACATTGGGGAACTTGACAGGGTCAAAGTCAAAGTCCCCATAGGCTTGCGTGTACATGTCATCAATTTCAATGTGGCTGCAGTTGAAACGGTACTTCTTAATGTtttttgcaaaatgcagaactttaTCCTGGTTGATATCTTTTTTGTAGAGGGCCCAGGTGGACCAGATCGGGTATCGGAAAGCATTCTCGGCAGGGATCTTGGAGGGTTTGTTGAAGTACCTGCTCAC includes:
- the LOC128902581 gene encoding myogenesis-regulating glycosidase-like; the encoded protein is MDSLITHRAGKHGNAQKGDAKETPLPQNIKPVEKKPSKELKPMLEAILLGLILFIAVVVAWCYYTASMRKVEQLKTELMDLRADGFVIRNQHGEVVFRLAFRSGSLDLESCSKEGEILSCTRSGRGPLNFFIQTVKPKDTVMCYRVRWEELAAGPAVEHTMFWEDAHWYGGSETSTQHWPIRLAGYQEPVPYVTSDVYSFRDSFGGILERYWLSSKAAAIKINDSVPFHLGFNATERALFFQARYKDSPYKPPPGQQPFPELSYRVCVGSDITSIHKYMVSRYFNKPSKIPAENAFRYPIWSTWALYKKDINQDKVLHFAKNIKKYRFNCSHIEIDDMYTQAYGDFDFDPVKFPNVTEMFAKLREDGFKVTLWIHPFVHIDSSNFEMGIERQLFIKKTSGRLPAMVKWWNGIGAILDFTNPAAQDWFQSQLRQLRHKYGISSFKFDAGETSYLPKQFSTFRPLSDPSIWSRRYTEMAIPFYELAEVRVGYQSQNISCFFRIIDRDSVWGYELGLKSLIPTVLTISMLGYPFVLPDMIGGNFLPNKTDGAVEIPDRELYIRWLELSAFMPSMQFSIPPWLYDKEVVEIAQKFTELHESLVAPLLLELAGEVTDTGDPIIRPIWWISPRDEAAHRIDSQFLIGDTLMVAPVLEMGKQERDVYLPAGKWRSYKGELFEKTPVLLTDYPVDLDEVAYFLWVS